A window of Formosa sp. Hel1_31_208 contains these coding sequences:
- the trxA gene encoding thioredoxin: protein MALEITDATFEETVLNSDKPVMVDFWAAWCGPCRMVGPIIDEISSEYEGKAVVGKVDVDANQEFAAKYGVRNIPTVLVFNKGEVVGRQVGVAPKNAYTEAIDSLL, encoded by the coding sequence ATGGCATTAGAAATAACAGATGCAACGTTTGAAGAAACAGTATTAAACAGTGATAAGCCAGTAATGGTTGATTTTTGGGCTGCTTGGTGTGGACCTTGTAGAATGGTAGGACCAATCATTGATGAAATTAGTTCTGAATATGAAGGTAAAGCTGTTGTAGGTAAGGTAGATGTTGATGCAAATCAAGAGTTTGCTGCTAAATATGGCGTACGTAATATTCCAACGGTTTTGGTTTTTAACAAAGGTGAGGTTGTTGGACGTCAAGTAGGTGTAGCCCCTAAAAACGCTTATACTGAAGCTATCGATTCTTTATTATAA
- a CDS encoding ClpP family protease: MSKQPKAQDLIDQKLLEERKVFLWGMVDDKSAKHVIDRLLYLDALETKDIHLYINSPGGYVTSGFAIYDCIKSLNSDVSTICTGLAASMGSILLSVGAKGKRFIQPHARVMIHQPSGGARGQASDIEITAQEIIKTKELSAQILADNCGQDYNKVMKDFNRDHWMGAEESVAYGIVDKMI, from the coding sequence ATGAGTAAGCAACCAAAAGCACAAGACCTAATAGATCAGAAATTACTAGAGGAACGCAAAGTATTTCTTTGGGGGATGGTCGATGATAAATCGGCGAAACACGTGATAGACCGATTACTGTATTTAGATGCCTTAGAGACGAAAGACATTCATTTATATATTAATAGTCCAGGCGGTTATGTTACTTCTGGCTTTGCGATTTACGATTGTATAAAATCCTTGAACAGTGATGTATCTACTATCTGTACAGGATTGGCTGCATCAATGGGATCAATCTTATTATCGGTTGGTGCTAAAGGAAAACGTTTCATACAGCCACATGCGAGAGTAATGATTCACCAGCCAAGTGGTGGAGCACGAGGTCAGGCGAGTGATATTGAAATTACTGCTCAAGAAATTATTAAAACAAAAGAGTTGAGCGCTCAAATATTAGCAGACAATTGCGGACAAGATTATAATAAAGTCATGAAAGACTTTAATCGTGACCATTGGATGGGCGCAGAGGAGTCTGTTGCTTATGGAATTGTTGATAAGATGATTTAA
- a CDS encoding DUF58 domain-containing protein, with translation MNLQAELNKAGGFKNLELLAKQVVEGFIAGMHKSPFHGFSAEFAEHKIYNQGESTRHIDWKLFAKTDKLYTKRYDDETNLRCHLIIDNSSSMHYPEVKDFSIGNLNKIGFSALAAAALMHILKKQRDAVGLSIYSDAYDYYAPEKGSERHHQMLLSQLSKTVVSKQLNKKTETYTYLHQIAENIRRRSLIFFFTDMFQTSSDDVKLFEALRHLKYNKHEVVLFHVMDKEKELKFNFDNTPKRFIDVETNEYINLYPDTIKEGYESAVQDYFKSIRLKCGQYQIKYVEADINKPFDKILTTYMVERQKFI, from the coding sequence ATGAATTTACAGGCAGAACTCAATAAAGCAGGAGGCTTTAAAAACCTGGAATTACTTGCTAAGCAGGTGGTTGAAGGGTTTATCGCTGGAATGCACAAGAGTCCGTTTCACGGGTTTTCTGCTGAATTCGCCGAACACAAGATCTATAATCAGGGAGAAAGTACACGACATATCGATTGGAAGCTGTTTGCCAAAACAGATAAGTTATACACCAAACGTTATGATGATGAAACCAATTTGCGTTGTCATTTAATTATTGACAATAGTAGTTCAATGCACTATCCTGAAGTTAAAGATTTCAGTATCGGGAATTTAAATAAGATTGGTTTTTCGGCATTAGCTGCTGCTGCACTCATGCACATTTTAAAGAAGCAACGTGATGCTGTAGGTTTAAGTATTTATAGCGATGCATACGATTATTATGCGCCTGAAAAAGGAAGTGAGCGTCATCACCAAATGTTATTGAGTCAATTATCTAAGACGGTTGTATCGAAACAATTAAATAAAAAAACCGAGACTTATACTTATTTGCATCAAATAGCAGAAAACATCCGCAGACGTTCGTTGATATTTTTCTTTACGGATATGTTTCAAACTTCCTCAGATGATGTGAAATTATTTGAAGCCTTAAGACATTTAAAATATAATAAGCATGAAGTGGTTCTATTTCATGTGATGGATAAGGAGAAGGAGCTCAAATTCAATTTTGACAATACACCGAAGCGTTTTATTGACGTAGAGACCAATGAGTACATCAATTTATATCCTGATACCATAAAGGAGGGATATGAGTCTGCTGTGCAAGATTATTTTAAAAGCATACGATTAAAATGTGGACAATATCAAATAAAATATGTAGAAGCCGATATTAATAAACCCTTTGATAAAATACTTACGACCTACATGGTAGAGCGTCAAAAATTTATTTAA
- a CDS encoding tetratricopeptide repeat-containing sensor histidine kinase yields the protein MIKCFLPLLVFFTLQVSSQSKNDRIEEVISLRLKSKDQKIKLEDRIKYAVQSVDLAKQIKIDSSLILSNRQLSLLYYEAEAYDKYLRLNKENIEIAQKLNDSTSIAISNDNIAIYFHYNQVNDSAYFYYSKALKFYDDKKLSRKATILLNIADLQDTEKDYYGSEENAINALKIFENLPETEDNLDNLWILNNLLGIVSLKLGHYDKSLEYHDKAERVSRNMRNGFYNKIYSTNNKAFVYRKKENYSKAIELYSSLIQIRDQYDDYDPAFYPLVIDNMAYTKLVSGSKNFDEMERLFKEAYKISDTLNDATTKLQISIDLSKFYLNRKQQDSSLKYANMAYRIAKETSSNEILLDALKVLSKLKEGEDGKSYLNEYIRVQDSLLTVERSKRDKFARIEFETDKVEQANERMSEQLIWLLAISGGLLVTLFLLYIIITQRAKNKELKFEKEQQQANEEIYNLMLSQQDKVDEARAGEKKRISEELHDGVLGRLFGTRLSLDSLNFSEGKEAISNRATYIKELMTIENDIRKISHDLNTDFVSGSGFMDIVSELIEKQTQAYQLKSTFNYTDDINWEMVHNKTKINIYRIIQESLQNIYKHANANGVKISIQLKNNVICLSIVDDGDGFDVNKSKKGIGIKNINSRVNEVHGKAEFNSIINKGTEVSITIPYKN from the coding sequence TTGATTAAATGCTTCTTACCCTTATTGGTATTTTTTACCTTACAGGTCTCTTCTCAAAGTAAAAATGATAGGATTGAAGAAGTTATCTCATTACGACTAAAATCAAAAGACCAAAAGATCAAACTTGAAGATCGCATAAAATATGCGGTTCAATCTGTTGATTTAGCCAAACAAATTAAAATTGATTCATCACTCATATTAAGCAACAGGCAATTGTCGCTTTTATACTATGAGGCTGAGGCATATGACAAGTATCTTCGATTAAACAAGGAAAATATTGAAATCGCTCAAAAATTAAATGACTCCACATCTATTGCGATTTCAAATGATAATATCGCTATATATTTTCATTATAATCAAGTCAACGATAGTGCCTATTTCTATTATTCAAAAGCACTTAAGTTTTATGATGATAAAAAATTATCAAGGAAAGCAACTATCTTATTAAATATTGCTGATTTACAGGATACAGAAAAAGATTATTATGGGAGTGAAGAAAATGCGATTAATGCTCTAAAAATATTTGAGAACCTACCTGAAACAGAAGATAACTTAGATAATTTATGGATATTAAATAATCTCTTAGGAATTGTTTCACTCAAATTAGGTCATTATGATAAATCACTAGAGTATCATGACAAAGCAGAAAGGGTAAGTCGGAATATGCGAAATGGTTTTTATAATAAAATTTACTCTACCAATAATAAGGCATTCGTTTACAGAAAAAAAGAGAATTATTCTAAAGCTATAGAGTTATATTCAAGTTTGATACAAATTAGAGATCAATACGATGACTATGATCCTGCATTTTATCCACTAGTTATTGATAATATGGCTTATACAAAACTAGTTTCAGGATCAAAGAATTTTGATGAAATGGAACGCTTGTTTAAAGAGGCGTATAAAATAAGTGATACCTTAAATGATGCAACAACGAAACTTCAAATTAGTATAGATCTTTCTAAATTTTATCTTAATCGAAAACAACAAGATTCCTCCCTAAAATATGCTAATATGGCTTATAGAATAGCCAAGGAAACCTCTTCAAATGAAATTTTATTGGATGCATTAAAAGTACTATCAAAATTAAAAGAAGGGGAAGATGGAAAATCTTATTTGAACGAATATATTAGAGTTCAAGATAGTTTACTTACTGTAGAGCGAAGCAAAAGAGATAAATTTGCTAGGATAGAATTTGAAACCGATAAAGTTGAACAAGCCAACGAGCGCATGTCTGAACAGCTTATTTGGTTATTAGCGATTTCTGGAGGTTTATTAGTAACCTTATTTTTACTTTATATAATTATTACACAGCGCGCAAAAAACAAAGAATTAAAGTTCGAGAAAGAGCAACAACAAGCAAATGAAGAGATTTATAACCTAATGTTATCCCAACAAGATAAGGTTGATGAAGCTAGAGCAGGAGAGAAAAAACGAATTTCAGAAGAACTTCATGATGGCGTTCTAGGCAGACTCTTTGGAACAAGACTTAGCCTTGATAGTTTAAACTTTTCCGAAGGTAAAGAAGCAATTAGTAATAGAGCAACCTATATCAAAGAACTCATGACCATCGAAAATGATATTCGTAAAATTTCACACGACTTAAACACTGACTTTGTTTCAGGGTCTGGATTTATGGATATCGTTTCAGAACTTATTGAGAAGCAAACACAAGCCTATCAACTAAAATCAACCTTTAATTATACCGATGATATCAACTGGGAAATGGTACATAATAAAACGAAGATTAACATTTACAGGATCATACAAGAATCCCTTCAAAATATCTACAAACATGCAAATGCTAATGGTGTAAAAATTAGTATTCAACTAAAAAATAATGTAATTTGCTTATCCATTGTTGATGATGGTGATGGATTTGACGTCAATAAAAGTAAAAAAGGAATAGGTATCAAAAACATCAATTCGAGAGTTAATGAGGTTCATGGGAAGGCCGAATTTAACTCTATAATTAATAAAGGGACAGAAGTAAGTATTACCATACCATACAAAAATTAG
- a CDS encoding response regulator codes for MQHIHILMVDDHPIIIEGYQNTLMATKKEDQTLVIDTANTCDAANLLMQKAAKERPYDVCFFDISLPASSDGKITSGEDLAKISRTLMPNAKVIILTMFNESYRIHSIVKEINPDGFLIKSDLTSSELAEAFHHILIDPPYYSSTVSNFLNKTVVNEIYVDEINRKILHLLSQGIKTRSLIEYIDLSMSAIEKRKKQLKILFSINDGKDESLIIEARKKGFL; via the coding sequence ATGCAACATATTCATATTTTAATGGTTGATGATCACCCAATCATTATTGAAGGGTATCAAAACACATTGATGGCTACAAAGAAGGAAGATCAAACTTTAGTTATCGATACAGCGAATACTTGTGATGCTGCAAATTTATTAATGCAAAAAGCAGCAAAAGAGCGACCATATGACGTATGCTTTTTTGATATTAGCTTGCCGGCGTCATCGGATGGTAAAATTACATCTGGCGAAGATTTAGCTAAAATATCGCGAACGCTTATGCCAAATGCAAAGGTTATTATTTTAACCATGTTTAATGAATCTTATCGCATTCACAGTATTGTTAAAGAAATCAATCCTGATGGGTTTCTTATTAAAAGTGATTTAACCTCAAGTGAATTAGCAGAAGCCTTTCACCATATCTTAATTGATCCTCCTTATTACAGTAGTACAGTAAGTAATTTCTTAAATAAAACGGTGGTTAATGAAATTTATGTCGATGAAATTAATCGTAAAATATTACATCTCTTATCACAAGGGATAAAAACAAGAAGTCTTATTGAGTATATTGACCTTTCCATGAGTGCGATAGAAAAACGAAAAAAACAATTAAAGATTCTTTTTTCAATAAATGATGGTAAAGACGAATCGTTGATTATTGAGGCTAGAAAAAAAGGATTTCTTTAA